The Flaviramulus sp. BrNp1-15 genome has a window encoding:
- a CDS encoding LytTR family DNA-binding domain-containing protein — MKILILEDEIPAYKKLVAFVNDYFEEDIPHDWARSNSEGKEFLVKNSYNFILSDIQLLDGISFDLYNEISIDAPIIFCSAHDEYLFQAFNTNGIAYILKPYTQSDFEKAIEKYQSLFKQGNYNTLNQQTITELKLALQEEHNNYKKRFVIKKAKGIQLLNVSEISKIEASGDFCIATDVKGKRYPISQNLGSIHQELHPAKFFKINRSEIISIDFIENIESHFKNRLLIQITGTKEKVMTSTSTTSDFRKWLEQ, encoded by the coding sequence ATGAAAATTTTAATTTTAGAAGACGAAATACCAGCGTATAAAAAACTAGTTGCTTTTGTAAACGACTATTTTGAAGAAGATATTCCTCATGATTGGGCACGTTCAAACTCTGAAGGAAAAGAATTTCTTGTAAAAAACAGTTACAATTTTATTCTGTCAGACATTCAACTATTAGACGGTATTTCATTCGATTTATACAACGAAATTTCAATTGATGCCCCAATTATTTTCTGTTCTGCTCACGATGAATATTTGTTTCAAGCATTTAACACTAATGGTATTGCATATATTTTAAAACCATACACACAATCAGATTTTGAAAAAGCCATAGAAAAGTATCAATCTTTATTTAAACAAGGTAATTACAACACATTAAACCAACAAACCATTACCGAACTTAAATTGGCATTACAAGAAGAACATAATAATTATAAAAAACGTTTTGTAATTAAAAAAGCAAAAGGTATTCAATTGCTAAATGTTTCAGAGATTAGTAAAATAGAAGCCTCTGGCGATTTTTGTATTGCAACAGATGTTAAAGGGAAACGTTACCCTATTTCTCAAAATTTAGGGTCGATTCATCAAGAATTACATCCGGCTAAATTTTTTAAAATAAACAGAAGCGAAATTATAAGCATCGATTTTATTGAGAATATTGAAAGCCATTTTAAAAATCGTTTACTTATCCAAATTACAGGAACTAAAGAAAAAGTAATGACCAGTACTTCTACAACTTCAGATTTTAGAAAATGGTTAGAGCAATAA
- a CDS encoding sensor histidine kinase, whose product MNTKLNKSDFIVLAIYFMVSFFLQGKDYYDRGAMLKEYLLDFPSELIAICSIIFLFTFWLIPKFVKEKKYFLFGVFGLLILIVITAFQYTVGFWSGDNDWKNYPRGLDFVLKMIDRGTFQTAFPFALFLTKKFYEGQSEYLKIEKQQKENELKLLRSQIDPHFLFNNLNTLDSLIDSDTEKAKEYINRLSLIYRYLIKTKDAEVMELSEEIQLAENYIFLIKTRFEDDYDFKIDIQTSIEDKFIPTGAIQILLENVVKHNKPQKGNTIKSIISIEENTLKVINTKSNLKSKNESFGTGLENLKSRYKLLSDKDVIIINTDKEFNISIPIIKLINES is encoded by the coding sequence ATGAATACTAAACTAAACAAATCAGACTTTATAGTTTTAGCTATTTATTTTATGGTGTCTTTTTTTCTTCAAGGAAAAGATTATTATGATAGAGGCGCAATGCTGAAAGAATACCTTCTTGATTTTCCATCCGAATTAATCGCAATATGCAGCATCATTTTTCTGTTTACGTTTTGGTTAATTCCAAAATTTGTCAAAGAAAAAAAATATTTTTTATTTGGTGTTTTTGGGTTGTTAATTTTAATTGTTATTACAGCCTTTCAATATACTGTTGGTTTTTGGTCTGGTGATAACGACTGGAAAAATTACCCAAGAGGATTAGATTTTGTGCTAAAGATGATAGATAGAGGCACTTTTCAAACCGCTTTTCCCTTTGCTCTTTTTCTTACTAAAAAATTCTATGAAGGTCAAAGCGAATACCTAAAAATTGAAAAACAACAAAAAGAGAATGAACTTAAATTATTGCGTTCACAAATAGATCCACATTTTTTATTTAATAATTTAAACACTTTAGATTCTTTAATTGATAGTGATACAGAAAAAGCTAAAGAGTATATAAATAGGCTGTCTTTAATCTACCGTTATTTAATAAAAACTAAAGACGCAGAGGTTATGGAATTATCTGAAGAAATTCAATTAGCCGAAAATTATATCTTTTTAATTAAAACACGTTTTGAAGATGATTATGATTTCAAGATAGATATTCAAACATCAATAGAAGATAAGTTTATTCCAACAGGAGCTATACAAATACTGTTAGAAAACGTTGTAAAACATAACAAACCTCAAAAAGGCAACACTATAAAATCAATTATTTCTATTGAAGAAAACACACTAAAAGTAATAAACACAAAATCTAACCTTAAGTCGAAAAACGAATCATTTGGTACAGGTTTAGAAAACCTAAAGTCGCGATATAAATTATTATCAGATAAAGACGTAATAATTATAAACACAGATAAAGAATTCAATATTTCAATCCCAATTATTAAATTAATTAACGAAAGTTAA
- a CDS encoding outer membrane beta-barrel protein: MKLKTLHFFFFFLSFTLSFAQSIIGFISDENNQPLEFANVVLYNNVSKEVVGGAISDEKGKYIFNDVATGNYYIEVSTLGFETKKTEAFELTSNKEFNFTLKEESQTLDEIVVKSSRPVIRQTAEKLIVDLEKSEMANSNLQDVMKRVPGVLVTNNGISYAGQRNIRILINGKTTDYMDMDTLLRDMPADNIAKVELVEQPGAEFDAEGSGPIINIILKKNVKLGTHGNVASWIGEDQGFEYGASASIASYKNKLNWQISTGYSSPTWREDLFIKRTVGDETYDQATIEPYNPKSFRTSASIDYYINDNHSVGIGVRRNAADSDRISTSSNNITTQTTSDFLLSENSFNRNQVVFNVNPYYEFKTEAHKFTADFNFVDYSNDNINTISSVSGSTIPYTNQRYLQDGTYQIKTYKADYTRMFSDDLKLSFGSKYSQVETDNDLQSFNENNSGGFDFDAEASNRFLVDENIFALYSKLNLTKGKWSFSGGLRFEDSNTKGLSSSNNETRERKISKIFPSASVSIEINKNISASIAYSYRIRRPNYNTLNSFVTYYDPLSSDVGNENLKPSFTNNYQFNLTYDGQPFFTIGYSETEDAMFQFISQNNDTAEIMRTTINLSDSKNWNFRLFGPLSFIKGVEGYTGFIVNYNKFESATNNLNLQKWSLMWFTQASYELPWKINAEISGNYGTGALEGGIDAKWFAGLDFSFGKKFLDEKLKVNLGFNKILNRGFVGTINYNNLNAEIESNQSRQNIQLRLSYSFGSKFGKKKNRENVSRDEENRIDDNN, encoded by the coding sequence ATGAAATTAAAAACACTACATTTTTTCTTTTTCTTCTTAAGTTTTACACTAAGTTTTGCGCAAAGTATAATAGGATTTATAAGCGACGAAAATAATCAACCATTAGAATTTGCTAACGTGGTATTATATAATAATGTTTCAAAAGAAGTTGTTGGTGGTGCTATTTCAGACGAAAAAGGTAAATATATTTTTAATGATGTTGCTACTGGAAATTATTACATTGAAGTTTCAACCTTGGGTTTTGAAACTAAAAAGACCGAAGCTTTTGAATTAACATCTAATAAAGAATTCAATTTCACTTTAAAAGAAGAAAGCCAAACTTTAGATGAAATAGTTGTTAAAAGCAGCAGACCAGTAATTAGGCAAACAGCAGAAAAATTGATAGTAGATTTAGAAAAATCTGAAATGGCGAATTCTAATTTACAAGATGTCATGAAGCGTGTTCCTGGAGTTCTTGTAACCAATAACGGAATTAGTTATGCAGGACAAAGGAATATTAGAATTTTAATTAATGGAAAGACCACAGATTATATGGATATGGATACGTTGCTTCGTGATATGCCAGCAGATAACATTGCTAAAGTGGAGTTAGTTGAGCAACCTGGAGCTGAATTTGATGCCGAAGGTTCAGGACCAATCATTAATATAATTTTAAAGAAAAACGTAAAATTAGGAACGCACGGAAATGTAGCAAGCTGGATTGGTGAGGATCAAGGTTTTGAATATGGCGCAAGTGCTTCAATTGCGAGTTATAAAAACAAATTAAACTGGCAAATAAGCACAGGATATTCAAGTCCAACTTGGAGGGAAGATCTGTTTATTAAAAGAACGGTTGGCGATGAAACTTACGACCAAGCAACTATAGAACCTTACAACCCTAAAAGTTTTAGAACAAGTGCAAGTATTGATTATTATATTAATGACAATCACTCTGTAGGAATTGGAGTGCGAAGAAATGCAGCAGATTCAGATAGAATTTCAACAAGTTCTAACAACATTACAACCCAAACAACAAGCGATTTTTTACTGTCTGAAAACAGTTTTAACCGCAATCAAGTAGTTTTTAATGTTAATCCGTATTACGAGTTTAAAACAGAAGCTCATAAATTCACTGCCGATTTTAATTTTGTAGATTATTCAAACGATAATATTAACACCATTTCTTCGGTTTCGGGAAGCACTATTCCATATACAAATCAAAGGTATTTGCAAGATGGAACATATCAAATAAAAACATATAAAGCAGACTACACCAGAATGTTTTCAGATGATTTAAAACTAAGTTTTGGTAGTAAATATTCGCAAGTAGAAACAGATAATGATTTACAATCGTTTAATGAAAATAATAGTGGTGGTTTTGATTTTGATGCAGAAGCTAGTAATCGGTTTTTAGTAGATGAAAATATTTTTGCGTTATATTCTAAATTAAATTTAACAAAAGGGAAGTGGTCTTTTTCTGGAGGATTACGTTTTGAAGACAGCAACACAAAAGGACTATCAAGCAGTAATAATGAAACTAGAGAACGAAAAATTTCTAAAATATTTCCCAGCGCTTCAGTTAGTATAGAAATAAATAAAAACATTAGCGCAAGCATAGCTTATAGTTATCGCATTCGTCGACCTAATTACAATACCTTAAATTCGTTTGTCACATATTACGATCCGCTTTCATCAGATGTTGGAAACGAAAATTTAAAACCATCATTTACCAATAATTATCAATTTAATTTAACCTATGATGGCCAGCCATTTTTTACGATTGGATATAGCGAAACTGAAGACGCGATGTTTCAATTTATATCTCAAAATAATGATACAGCTGAAATTATGCGAACAACTATCAATTTATCAGATAGTAAAAACTGGAATTTCAGGCTATTTGGCCCACTAAGTTTTATAAAAGGTGTAGAAGGCTATACTGGCTTTATTGTAAACTATAATAAGTTTGAATCTGCAACCAATAATTTAAATTTACAAAAATGGAGTTTAATGTGGTTTACTCAAGCCAGTTATGAATTACCATGGAAAATTAATGCAGAAATTAGTGGAAACTATGGTACTGGTGCTTTAGAAGGGGGTATTGATGCAAAATGGTTTGCAGGGTTAGATTTTTCTTTTGGGAAAAAGTTTTTAGACGAGAAGCTAAAAGTGAATCTAGGCTTTAATAAAATACTTAACAGGGGGTTTGTGGGTACAATTAACTATAATAATTTAAATGCAGAAATTGAAAGCAATCAATCCAGACAAAATATTCAGTTAAGATTGTCTTATAGCTTTGGTTCTAAATTTGGAAAGAAAAAGAACAGAGAAAACGTCTCTAGAGATGAAGAAAATAGAATTGATGATAATAATTAA
- the glgA gene encoding glycogen synthase, with product MKALFYTREFPPYVYGGAGVHVEYLADELAKLMKVEVRCFGDQDAKSGNLSVKGFPFDNPIFDTADDKLKSVFKTLSTCIQMNGEPVDADVVHCHTWYAQFAGIVTKLCYGIPLVITTHSLEPLRPWKREQLGRGYDASSWVEKTAIEMADAIIAVSEETKIDVLKHFNVDENKVKVIYNGINLQQYVVTSKTTTLDEYGIDKTKPYVLFVGRITRQKGIIHLVNAIKYIDPDTQIVLCAGAPDTKEIGKEMEDAVAEVKKTRDNVIWIDKMLEKDQVIQLYSHADVFCCPSIYEPFGIINIEAMACNTAVVASAVGGIKEVVVDGETGILIPLEQQKQAPFEPIDPDKFSRDLANGINKVIKNKDLKDTMAKNGRKRVEDYFDWVAIAKQVESLYKSLL from the coding sequence ATGAAAGCACTTTTTTACACCCGAGAATTTCCGCCTTATGTTTACGGAGGAGCAGGAGTTCATGTTGAATATTTAGCTGATGAGTTAGCTAAATTAATGAAGGTAGAAGTAAGGTGTTTTGGAGATCAAGATGCTAAATCTGGTAATTTAAGTGTAAAAGGTTTCCCTTTTGATAACCCCATTTTTGATACTGCAGATGATAAGTTAAAATCGGTATTTAAAACCTTAAGCACCTGTATACAAATGAATGGCGAACCAGTAGATGCAGATGTAGTGCATTGCCATACTTGGTATGCGCAGTTTGCAGGTATTGTTACCAAACTTTGTTATGGCATTCCATTAGTTATCACTACACATTCTCTTGAACCTTTAAGACCATGGAAACGTGAGCAATTAGGTAGAGGTTATGATGCATCGTCTTGGGTTGAAAAAACAGCGATTGAAATGGCCGATGCCATTATTGCGGTATCTGAAGAAACCAAAATTGATGTATTAAAACATTTTAATGTAGACGAAAATAAAGTTAAGGTAATTTACAATGGAATAAACCTGCAGCAATATGTAGTAACTTCTAAAACCACAACATTAGATGAATATGGTATTGATAAAACAAAACCTTATGTGCTTTTTGTTGGAAGAATTACGCGCCAAAAGGGCATTATTCATCTGGTTAATGCCATAAAATATATAGATCCAGATACCCAAATAGTGTTATGTGCCGGAGCTCCAGACACCAAAGAAATTGGTAAAGAAATGGAAGATGCTGTTGCTGAAGTTAAAAAAACACGCGATAATGTTATTTGGATTGATAAAATGCTTGAAAAAGATCAGGTTATTCAACTATACTCTCATGCCGATGTGTTTTGTTGTCCTTCAATTTACGAGCCTTTTGGTATTATAAACATTGAAGCTATGGCTTGTAACACCGCTGTTGTAGCAAGTGCTGTAGGAGGTATTAAAGAAGTGGTTGTTGATGGAGAAACAGGAATTCTTATTCCTTTAGAACAACAAAAACAAGCCCCTTTTGAGCCTATAGACCCAGATAAATTTTCAAGAGATTTAGCTAATGGTATTAACAAAGTAATTAAAAACAAGGACTTAAAAGATACTATGGCAAAAAATGGCAGAAAACGTGTTGAAGACTATTTTGATTGGGTAGCCATTGCTAAGCAAGTTGAATCACTATACAAATCACTATTATAA
- a CDS encoding glucose-1-phosphate adenylyltransferase, which yields MINNKVLSIILGGGQGSRLYPLTKDRSKPAVPIAGKYRLVDIPISNCINADIKRMFVLTQFNSASLNRHIKNTYHFSFFSSAFVDVLAAEQTPNNKTWFQGTADAVRQSMHHFLRHDFDYALILSGDQLYQMDYDKLIEAHEKSGAEISIATIPVNAKDATSFGILKSNDESVITSFIEKPDASLLPEWTSEVSDEMKSQGRNYLASMGIYVFNRDLLIELMKDPSTNDFGKEIIPQSIEKHKTLSYQYEGYWTDIGNIDSFFEANLGLTEDIPKFDLYDRQKRIYTRARMLPTTKLAGTMLEKAVIAEGCIISAAKIEKSVIGIRSRIGKESTIINTYMMGCDHYETLEEIDRNKIEILLGIGERCFIKNAIIDKNCRIGDDVRINGGNHLEDKETDMYFIKDGIIVIKKGAVIPKGYVI from the coding sequence ATGATAAATAACAAAGTCTTATCAATTATACTAGGTGGTGGTCAAGGATCGAGGTTATACCCTTTAACAAAAGACAGATCTAAACCCGCAGTTCCTATTGCCGGAAAATACAGATTGGTAGATATTCCTATCTCTAATTGTATAAATGCAGATATAAAACGCATGTTTGTTTTAACGCAGTTTAACTCCGCTTCATTAAACCGCCATATAAAGAACACTTATCATTTTAGTTTTTTTAGTAGTGCTTTTGTAGATGTTTTGGCCGCAGAACAAACACCAAACAACAAAACCTGGTTTCAAGGAACCGCAGATGCTGTAAGACAGAGTATGCATCATTTTTTAAGACATGATTTTGATTATGCTTTAATACTGTCTGGTGATCAATTATACCAAATGGATTATGATAAATTGATCGAGGCTCATGAGAAAAGTGGCGCCGAAATTTCTATTGCAACCATACCCGTTAACGCCAAAGACGCAACGTCGTTTGGTATCTTAAAATCAAATGATGAGAGTGTAATCACTTCTTTTATAGAAAAACCAGACGCTAGTTTATTACCCGAATGGACCTCAGAAGTAAGTGATGAGATGAAATCGCAAGGGCGAAACTATTTAGCTTCAATGGGTATTTATGTGTTTAATAGAGATTTGTTAATTGAATTAATGAAAGACCCATCGACTAACGATTTTGGAAAAGAAATTATTCCTCAAAGTATTGAAAAACACAAAACGCTTAGTTATCAGTACGAAGGTTATTGGACAGATATTGGAAACATAGACTCGTTTTTTGAGGCTAACCTTGGTCTTACTGAAGACATTCCAAAGTTTGATTTATATGACAGACAAAAACGTATTTACACCAGAGCGCGTATGTTACCTACAACCAAATTAGCAGGAACTATGTTAGAAAAAGCGGTAATTGCTGAAGGTTGTATTATAAGTGCTGCAAAAATAGAAAAGTCGGTGATTGGTATTCGTTCAAGAATTGGTAAAGAGTCAACCATAATAAACACCTATATGATGGGTTGTGATCATTATGAAACTTTAGAAGAAATTGATAGAAACAAAATTGAAATCCTTTTAGGAATTGGCGAACGCTGCTTTATTAAAAACGCCATTATAGATAAAAACTGCCGAATTGGAGATGATGTTAGAATTAATGGAGGAAACCATCTTGAGGATAAAGAAACTGATATGTATTTTATAAAAGATGGTATTATAGTTATTAAAAAAGGAGCCGTTATTCCAAAAGGGTATGTTATATAA
- a CDS encoding alpha-1,4-glucan--maltose-1-phosphate maltosyltransferase, with amino-acid sequence MQNQKRVVVDYVSPQINCGEFYIKRVVNEIVNVDAHILADGHDVLGASVLYKHQKDKKWRENRMHLIVNNEWKASFSVEKQGFYTYKVEAWVDYALNWQHGIERKIEDNQHVKSELLEGVEYLKNIKVKTDKNDSLYLDHLINIFKDETNYNEAIKEATSERLHNIFFNHPEKILVNSSKEFQVYVDRKKARFSTWYEFFPRSASEQEGVHGTLKDCERLLPRVSKMGFDTLYLPPIHPIGEVNRKGKNNTTEAKEGDVGSTWGIGSQYGGHKDIHPDLGTLDDFKNLIKKAKEHNIEIAMDYALQAAPDHPWVKEHPEWFKWRPDGTVQYAENPPKKYQDILPIYWESKDFKNLWKECLDILLYWIDCGIIIFRVDNPHTKPFYFWNWIISKVKAKHPDVIFLAEAFTAPKVMQQLAKQGYTQSYTYFTWRNTKHELTEYVEELTKSEQREYMQPNFWPNTPDINPFHLQGANESKHIQRYVLAATLSSSIGLYGPVYEYMLSDALLGKEEYNNSEKFQFTHYDWSIENKLTTVISKVNYIRHQNEALQQTNNIKFCYIENDNLIAFYKWNDSKTNELLIIISLDAFNSQQGTVQLPLNELGIHAGHQIEVQDLITNSKYNWGSEWNFVELHPTLPFHIFKIKK; translated from the coding sequence ATGCAAAACCAAAAAAGAGTTGTTGTAGATTATGTTTCTCCCCAAATAAACTGTGGAGAATTTTATATAAAGCGTGTTGTAAATGAAATTGTTAATGTAGATGCTCATATTCTAGCAGATGGTCATGATGTGCTTGGGGCTTCGGTTTTGTATAAACATCAAAAAGATAAAAAATGGCGTGAAAACAGAATGCATCTTATTGTTAATAATGAATGGAAAGCGTCTTTTTCTGTTGAAAAACAAGGCTTTTACACATATAAAGTAGAAGCTTGGGTGGATTATGCTTTAAATTGGCAACATGGTATTGAGCGTAAAATTGAAGATAACCAACATGTAAAGTCAGAGCTTTTAGAAGGTGTGGAATATCTTAAAAACATCAAAGTTAAAACCGATAAAAATGATTCGCTTTATCTAGACCATTTAATTAATATTTTTAAAGATGAAACAAATTATAATGAAGCCATCAAAGAAGCAACCAGTGAAAGACTTCATAATATTTTTTTCAATCATCCAGAAAAAATATTAGTTAACTCTTCTAAAGAATTTCAAGTTTATGTAGATAGAAAAAAAGCGCGTTTTAGTACTTGGTATGAATTTTTTCCGCGTTCTGCTTCAGAACAAGAAGGCGTTCACGGCACATTAAAAGACTGTGAACGATTATTACCTAGAGTTTCAAAAATGGGGTTTGATACGCTTTACTTACCTCCTATTCATCCTATTGGCGAAGTAAACCGAAAAGGTAAAAACAACACTACAGAAGCTAAAGAAGGAGACGTAGGGTCTACGTGGGGAATTGGTTCTCAATATGGTGGACATAAAGATATTCACCCAGATTTAGGTACACTTGATGATTTTAAAAACCTAATCAAAAAAGCTAAGGAGCATAATATTGAAATTGCTATGGATTATGCGCTTCAAGCAGCGCCTGATCATCCTTGGGTAAAAGAACACCCAGAATGGTTTAAATGGCGACCAGATGGCACTGTTCAATATGCCGAAAACCCACCTAAAAAATATCAAGATATCCTACCTATTTATTGGGAAAGCAAAGATTTTAAAAACCTTTGGAAAGAGTGCTTGGATATTTTATTGTATTGGATAGATTGTGGTATAATTATTTTTAGAGTAGACAACCCGCACACAAAGCCATTTTATTTCTGGAATTGGATTATTTCTAAGGTTAAAGCAAAACACCCAGATGTTATATTTTTAGCTGAAGCATTTACGGCGCCAAAAGTTATGCAGCAATTAGCAAAACAAGGCTATACCCAATCTTACACTTACTTTACATGGCGTAACACAAAACATGAGCTTACTGAGTATGTTGAAGAGTTAACCAAAAGTGAGCAGCGAGAATATATGCAACCAAACTTCTGGCCTAATACTCCAGATATAAATCCGTTTCATTTACAAGGTGCTAACGAATCTAAACATATACAGCGCTATGTGTTGGCTGCAACTTTAAGTTCGAGTATTGGTTTATACGGACCTGTTTATGAGTATATGTTAAGCGATGCTTTACTTGGAAAAGAAGAATATAATAACTCCGAGAAATTTCAATTTACCCATTACGATTGGTCTATAGAAAATAAGTTGACAACGGTAATATCAAAAGTAAATTATATTCGTCATCAAAACGAAGCGCTTCAGCAAACAAATAATATTAAATTCTGCTATATTGAAAACGATAATTTAATCGCTTTTTATAAGTGGAACGATTCAAAAACCAATGAGTTATTAATCATTATTAGTTTAGATGCGTTTAACTCGCAACAAGGCACAGTTCAACTTCCCTTAAATGAATTAGGTATTCATGCAGGGCATCAAATAGAAGTTCAGGATTTAATCACCAATAGTAAGTACAATTGGGGAAGTGAGTGGAATTTTGTAGAACTACATCCAACACTACCTTTCCATATCTTTAAGATAAAAAAATAA
- a CDS encoding trehalose synthase, with the protein MSNQSAISSVSSPFQFNKTWEELLDSNDFVKVFLSDVLEDYIIKQRWYGGKASKLKYIELAEFFRIQQKGEVYYGLILEVNFVEAFYQHYFLPIAFVTDENFAPKNRILPIQINGQKGFIIDAINLEAFRKLVFERIATAEPIDTTKVQYHKSHLFNDVVYESSRFMGLEQSNTSLIYNDRYVLKFFRRIFADKNPDYEMSRFLSEKKGFKNTPSYLGSINLVDSDNVNITIGLMQEMITNQGDAWDYMLKELHNVFCNLEHKNIKVENLPNTELYQRLTISDVPPQIIDWVGLKLFLQVQTLAKRTAEMHIALGSEFEETAFTPEHYNGDYTVWLKNKMLYQFQNRLNTIENNIHKLEGLALELANEFLDNKNAIRKRFVNFDWTKLKGERIRIHGDYHLGQVLVKDDDFYILDFEGEPESTIRDRKVKQPPLKDVAGLFRSFHYAIYATIFNNQDAYPFNQENLFKAGEILYRYITGLFLGTYVTETQNANLNLGYNQERIFILKYCLLEKAVYELGYELNSRPQWAVIPLKGISNIINH; encoded by the coding sequence ATGTCAAATCAATCGGCTATATCCTCAGTAAGCTCTCCTTTCCAGTTTAATAAAACTTGGGAAGAATTGCTGGATAGTAACGATTTTGTAAAAGTATTTTTATCTGATGTATTGGAAGATTACATCATAAAACAACGTTGGTACGGAGGAAAGGCTAGCAAACTTAAGTATATTGAATTAGCTGAGTTTTTTAGAATTCAACAAAAAGGAGAGGTTTACTATGGGTTGATTTTAGAGGTTAATTTCGTTGAGGCTTTTTATCAGCATTACTTTTTACCAATAGCTTTTGTAACCGATGAAAACTTCGCGCCAAAAAACCGAATTCTTCCTATACAAATTAATGGACAAAAAGGGTTTATTATTGATGCTATAAACCTTGAGGCATTTAGAAAATTAGTTTTTGAACGTATTGCAACCGCAGAACCTATAGACACCACAAAGGTTCAATACCATAAAAGTCATTTGTTTAATGATGTGGTTTATGAATCTTCCAGATTTATGGGCTTGGAACAAAGCAACACATCGTTAATTTATAACGACAGATATGTTTTAAAGTTTTTTAGAAGAATTTTTGCAGACAAAAACCCAGATTATGAAATGAGTCGGTTTTTATCAGAGAAAAAAGGATTTAAAAATACACCTTCATACCTTGGCAGTATCAATCTGGTAGATTCTGATAATGTAAACATTACCATTGGTTTAATGCAGGAAATGATTACAAACCAAGGTGACGCCTGGGATTACATGTTAAAAGAGTTGCACAATGTATTTTGCAATTTAGAACATAAAAATATAAAAGTTGAAAATCTACCTAATACAGAATTGTATCAACGTTTAACCATTAGCGATGTGCCACCACAAATTATAGACTGGGTAGGTTTAAAATTATTTTTACAAGTCCAAACCTTAGCAAAACGTACCGCAGAAATGCATATTGCATTAGGTTCGGAGTTTGAAGAAACCGCTTTTACTCCAGAACATTATAATGGCGATTACACCGTTTGGTTAAAAAACAAAATGTTGTATCAATTTCAAAACAGGTTAAATACAATTGAAAATAATATTCATAAACTCGAAGGGTTAGCTTTAGAATTGGCTAATGAATTTTTAGATAATAAAAATGCCATTAGAAAACGCTTTGTAAATTTTGACTGGACTAAACTTAAAGGTGAGCGCATAAGAATTCATGGCGATTATCATTTAGGGCAAGTTTTAGTAAAAGACGACGATTTCTACATTCTGGATTTTGAAGGTGAGCCAGAAAGCACTATACGAGATAGAAAAGTAAAGCAACCGCCACTAAAAGATGTTGCGGGTTTGTTTAGGTCGTTTCATTATGCTATTTACGCTACTATTTTTAATAATCAGGATGCTTATCCTTTTAATCAGGAAAACTTATTTAAAGCCGGAGAAATACTCTATCGTTACATAACAGGATTGTTTTTAGGAACCTATGTTACCGAAACACAAAACGCAAATTTAAATTTAGGTTATAACCAAGAACGTATTTTTATTTTAAAATACTGTTTATTAGAAAAAGCAGTTTACGAGTTGGGTTACGAGCTTAATTCTCGTCCGCAATGGGCAGTCATTCCTTTAAAAGGAATATCTAATATTATAAACCACTAA